The proteins below are encoded in one region of Spirochaetota bacterium:
- a CDS encoding DUF2179 domain-containing protein, translating to MDLSRFMPPEIAGMLLIFLARIMDVSIGTIRIILVSRGYRTLAPLFGFVEVLIWLAAIREVMFGLHGVASYLVYAAGFATGNYAGMWLESKIAIGTQAIRIITTEKMLTLPVVLRQEGFGVTTIKGRGAKGEVTIIYTIVPRKKARKVFETVEALEPGAFISVEDIKSRARGFFGERRGFASVFGSLIEKKK from the coding sequence ATGGACCTGTCGCGCTTCATGCCCCCTGAAATAGCGGGCATGCTCCTCATCTTCCTCGCGCGCATCATGGACGTGTCTATCGGAACGATCCGGATAATCCTGGTTTCACGGGGATACCGCACCCTCGCGCCGCTGTTCGGCTTCGTCGAGGTGCTCATATGGCTCGCGGCCATCCGCGAGGTGATGTTCGGCCTTCACGGGGTCGCGAGCTACCTGGTCTACGCCGCGGGCTTCGCGACGGGCAATTACGCGGGAATGTGGCTCGAATCGAAGATCGCGATCGGGACCCAGGCGATCCGCATCATTACCACGGAGAAAATGCTCACCCTCCCCGTGGTGCTGCGCCAGGAGGGCTTCGGGGTCACCACGATAAAGGGTCGCGGGGCGAAGGGCGAGGTTACCATCATCTATACCATAGTGCCGCGCAAGAAGGCGCGAAAGGTGTTCGAGACCGTAGAGGCACTGGAGCCCGGCGCGTTCATCTCCGTCGAGGACATCAAGTCGCGGGCGCGCGGATTCTTCGGCGAGCGCAGGGGGTTCGCGAGCGTGTTCGGCAGCCTCATCGAAAAGAAGAAATGA
- a CDS encoding flagellin, with translation MIINHNMGAINANRTLKFSHWEVDKSMQKLSSGTRINKSGDDASGLAVSEKMRTQISGLRQAERNAEDGMSFIQTAEGYLDQTAQIIQRVRVLAIQSANGIYSPEDRQLMQVEVSALVDEVDRVASQAEFNRFKVLTGSFSRKGAKASMWFHMGPNANQREQVYINTMTAQAFRMRDATGKVILTLSSPGGANRSIGILDESLQKLSKQRADLGAYYNRLELTSKGLMTAYENIQAAESRIRDADMAEEMVNFTRGNILVHTGTAMLAQANMQPQSILRLIGQ, from the coding sequence ATGATCATTAATCACAACATGGGCGCGATAAACGCCAACAGGACGCTGAAGTTTTCTCACTGGGAAGTGGACAAGAGCATGCAGAAGCTTTCGTCCGGCACTAGGATCAACAAGTCGGGCGATGACGCTTCCGGGCTTGCCGTTTCCGAGAAAATGAGAACGCAGATTTCAGGCCTGCGCCAGGCTGAGAGGAACGCCGAGGACGGTATGTCTTTCATTCAGACCGCCGAGGGGTATCTCGATCAGACCGCGCAGATCATTCAGCGCGTACGTGTGCTTGCCATTCAGTCGGCGAACGGTATCTATTCGCCGGAAGACCGGCAGCTCATGCAGGTGGAGGTTTCCGCGCTCGTAGACGAAGTCGACCGTGTAGCATCACAGGCCGAGTTCAACAGGTTTAAGGTCCTTACGGGATCGTTCAGCAGGAAGGGCGCGAAGGCGTCCATGTGGTTCCACATGGGTCCCAACGCGAACCAGCGCGAGCAGGTGTATATCAACACCATGACCGCGCAGGCCTTCAGGATGCGGGACGCCACCGGTAAGGTGATCCTGACCCTCTCTTCTCCCGGCGGGGCAAACAGGTCGATCGGCATACTCGATGAGTCTCTGCAGAAACTCTCGAAGCAGCGCGCCGATCTTGGTGCCTATTACAACCGCCTGGAATTGACCTCGAAGGGTCTCATGACGGCGTATGAGAATATTCAGGCCGCTGAGTCCCGTATTCGAGACGCCGACATGGCGGAGGAAATGGTTAACTTCACCAGAGGCAACATACTTGTGCACACCGGCACTGCGATGCTCGCACAGGCGAATATGCAACCCCAGTCGATCTTACGCTTGATAGGGCAATAA
- a CDS encoding flagellin has product MRISHNMSAIFANRQLQSVSDKMDKAIEKLASGERINRAGDDASGLAVSEKMRTQINGLLQAEKNAQNGLSFIQVAEGSLQQINDILQRVRALSVQSANGIYSNADRLQIQVEVSQLVEEVDRITTSAEFNRMKMLTGMYARKSKIGSMFFHVGPNQGQRMKAYIGTMSSKALNLSDGNKKRSISTVGQANSMIGLIDVALDKLNRQRADLGAYYNRIENTVSALTRSYENMLAADSRIRDADMASEMVEFTKNQILVKSGISMLAQANQKPQLILQLLQ; this is encoded by the coding sequence ATGAGAATCAGTCATAACATGAGCGCCATTTTCGCAAACAGGCAGCTTCAAAGCGTTTCCGACAAGATGGATAAGGCCATTGAGAAGTTGGCGTCGGGCGAGCGTATTAATCGCGCCGGCGACGACGCCTCCGGTCTGGCGGTATCTGAAAAGATGCGCACCCAGATCAACGGCCTGCTCCAGGCTGAAAAGAACGCCCAGAACGGGCTTTCTTTTATTCAGGTCGCGGAGGGCTCACTGCAGCAGATCAACGACATCTTGCAAAGGGTGCGTGCGTTGTCGGTGCAGTCAGCCAATGGTATTTATTCAAACGCGGACCGGTTGCAGATCCAGGTCGAGGTCTCACAGCTCGTCGAGGAGGTGGATCGCATTACCACCTCCGCGGAGTTCAACAGGATGAAGATGCTCACCGGTATGTATGCTCGCAAGAGCAAGATCGGAAGCATGTTCTTCCACGTGGGGCCTAACCAGGGGCAGCGGATGAAGGCTTATATAGGAACGATGAGTTCCAAGGCCCTCAATCTGTCGGATGGCAACAAGAAGCGCTCGATCTCGACGGTCGGGCAGGCGAATTCCATGATCGGCTTAATCGATGTGGCCCTGGACAAGCTGAATCGACAAAGGGCCGACCTTGGAGCCTACTACAACCGTATCGAGAATACGGTGAGCGCGTTGACGCGGTCTTACGAAAACATGCTTGCTGCCGACTCCCGGATTCGGGACGCGGATATGGCCTCGGAAATGGTTGAGTTTACGAAGAACCAGATTCTCGTTAAGAGTGGTATTTCGATGCTGGCTCAGGCGAATCAGAAGCCTCAGCTGATATTACAGCTGCTCCAATGA
- a CDS encoding flagellar protein FlaG yields MEINKVLTKVVENPAQTRMSPVRPDKERHAYEREESAADPKFSGDQLSDIVDTLNSAAKSVNRTVSFSIHEKTKSVIMRFQDSSTHEVVREIPSREMLRLLEHMRELIGMFVDEAR; encoded by the coding sequence ATGGAAATCAACAAGGTATTGACCAAAGTAGTAGAAAACCCGGCGCAGACGAGAATGAGTCCCGTCCGGCCGGACAAGGAGCGCCACGCGTACGAACGCGAGGAGTCCGCGGCTGACCCCAAATTCTCGGGCGATCAGCTGAGCGACATCGTGGATACGCTGAACTCGGCGGCAAAATCCGTGAACCGCACGGTGTCTTTCTCGATACACGAAAAGACCAAGAGCGTGATCATGCGGTTTCAGGATTCGAGCACCCATGAGGTGGTGCGCGAGATACCGTCCCGGGAGATGCTGCGCCTGCTCGAGCATATGCGCGAGCTCATAGGCATGTTCGTGGACGAAGCGCGCTAG